From the Carettochelys insculpta isolate YL-2023 chromosome 27, ASM3395843v1, whole genome shotgun sequence genome, one window contains:
- the GDF1 gene encoding embryonic growth/differentiation factor 1: MGPGSAAAPLAAGLLWALLRLALGADGREQERLLLKALGLSAKPTPRAAAPVPPVLWRLFQRGAAEAPERACRVEEFRVPGNIIRVLADQGHFIHSETPKTSLCLEKRVYFNFSALEAGEQLTMAQLEIQFSHNSYHPSSGGQVFELRLSQALQMSLHGMPPHGCNHKLLVAQSFAQLHKSLFFNLTEVAKGWRTPSKNLGLILEISVGSREGAVAWPHPRLQNPCASIDAFLDTSLLVVSLNQKQCKDTRKRRSAYHTPVTPSNLCKPRRLYISFSDVGWENWIIAPQGYMANYCLGECPFPLTAELNSTNHAILQTMVHSLDPQGTPQPCCVPVRLSPISILYYDNDDNVVLRHYEDMVVDECGCR, translated from the exons aTGGGGCCCGGCTCCGCCGCAGCCCCCTTGGCCGCCGGCCTCCTCTGGGCGCTGCTGCGCCTGGCGCTGGGCGCGGACGGCCGCGAGCAGGAACGGCTGCTCTTGAAAGCCCTGGGCCTGAGCGccaagcccacccccagggccgcagCGCCTGTGCCCCCGGTGCTGTGGCGGCTCTTCCAGCGCGGCGCGGCCGAGGCGCCGGAGCGGGCCTGCCGGGTGGAGGAATTCCGCGTCCCCGGGAACATCATCCGTGTCCTCGCGGACCAAG GCCACTTCATTCACAGTGAGACACCCAAGACTTCCCTGTGTCTGGAGAAACGGGTGTACTTTAATTTCTCTGCCCTGGAGGCGGGGGAGCAACTCACCATGGCCCAGCTGGAGATCCAATTCAGCCACAACTCCTACCACCCTTCCAGTGGTGGGCAGGTCTTTGAGCTGCGTCTGTCCCAAGCCCTGCAGATGTCGCTGCATGGAATGCCCCCGCATGGGTGCAACCACAAGCTCCTGGTAGCCCAGTCCTTTGCACAGCTGCACAAATCCCTCTTCTTCAACCTGACCGAAGTGGCAAAGGGCTGGAGAACTCCCAGCAAGAACCTGGGGCTAATCCTGGAGATCtcagtgggcagcagggagggcgcTGTGGCCTGGCCGCACCCAAGGCTGCAGAATCCCTGTGCCAGTATCGATGCCTTCCTCGACACCTCTCTGCTGGTGGTGTCCCTCAACCAGAAGCAGTGCAAGGACACCAGGAAGAGGCGAAGCGCCTATCATACCCCTGTCACCCCCAGCAATCTCTGCAAGCCAAGGCGGCTTTACATCAGCTTCAGTGATGTGGGCTGGGAGAACTGGATCATTGCACCCCAGGGATATATGGCCAACTACTGCCTGGGGGAGTGCCCCTTCCCCTTGACAGCAGAACTCAACAGCACCAACCATGCCATCCTCCAAACCATGGTGCATTCCCTGGACCCTCAaggaaccccccagccctgctgtgtccCAGTCAGGCTGTCCCCCATCTCCATCCTGTATTACGACAACGATGATAATGTGGTGCTGAGACACTATGAGGACATGGTGGTGGATGAGTGTGGCTGCAGgtaa